The Puntigrus tetrazona isolate hp1 chromosome 3, ASM1883169v1, whole genome shotgun sequence nucleotide sequence CAAGAGACATTACTGGATCAATTTCACTGTTAAATAAACtgctaaaaaacatttgttcattCATGCAAACATTTTACAGGAACAGTAAGATTTCATGTaggcatttatatttacagttttgtgcTGCTCTGTCTGTATCCCATCAATAACTGTTTGTTTGTAGTGAAACCGTTTCTTGTGACTCACCGAGCGTTGCTGTTGCACTTGTTTGTGGTTAGTGATGACCTGTCGAATGCCATTGACAAATCCGCTCTGGTCATTAGGGATGAGTCCCATGAAGATCCTCTTCCTAGACGAGTACAGCAGCATCAGCACGCGCACCTCACATGGAGCACTGTGGGGGAAGTGCACACAACCAGCCTACACACAAACAATACACATCAAACTATGTGCCAATCCACACATCTAGTCAGCACACACAACTAGAGTGACTGGAGAGCTGCCTGGGCCTACACGATTATATTTGAAGACAGGATTAAAATGAACTAAGCAGCCGTTTCCCAGACACAGATTGAACctaaaactgaatttaatcAGTGTTAATGGTGATTAACTACTGACAGATCTCTTAGTCTGCGTCAAGGGATCTAGCTCCAGGGTAAAGGTTCATTGCAGAGCCTTTCAGTTTCAGAAGAAAATGCTGGCtatgtgactttcttttattagactttttttcCATGGCTAAATATGAAAATCTTTCTGACATTCAAAAGCAGAGGAAGAACTCCCCCAAGAGGATGAAGACCATCATTACACActataaaatgttctttagaaGTATGCATTGGGAAAATggatattaaaatacagtataaaaatatggACAAATGCACGCAGAATATAAAAACCTGGCCTACATGAGAAGCTTGTAGCTTGATTTTTAATTCTGAACGCACTGATGTACCTTACAGGAAGAGGTTATGAACATGATTTTGTTATTGTACTTACAAATCCATTGGTCATGATGCGATAAAGTCCCTTTAAAGACTCCATATCTTTATTAGTAAACAGAAACTGCACCATACGAGAGTTCCTGAACAGAGGGCCCAGAGTAGTCTAGAGAAAAATAACAAGACATGGGGATCAATGCATTAATAAACTGTGTGACCCAGACGTTTGACCAATccacaaatcagcatatatatgggtagttgactaATAAAAATTGGATTTGTGTGCAGAAAAATAActtgcagaaagaaaaagttatCATTTTTGTTGTCACACTATAGTACATACTGATACGCCAATTGCCCATCAACAAAAGCTGTGtgaaatctacattttaaaattaatgagagttaaaaaattatactttatcttataattttgtaattatagtatgtttttttaatcaagtataATTCATGCAAagaataataaatttaatataataaattaaaatataataaacttaataataaataataataattattattttactcatTTGACATAATGTGTTTTGCATACTGTGAGTATCTGAGAAGTTTGTATAGTCTGGCCCTGGGAGTGAAACATAAGTAGAAGAGCAGGAGGTGATAGTGATGGTGaaaaaaagaggagaagaaTAATTATGAGGAAAGGGAAAAAGATGAGAATGAGGAAATGGAAATGGGATGgaaattatgcaataaaaaaaggtgGAGAATGACTtaggagaaggagagaaaatgGGAGAAAAGTatgaggaaatgaaaaaaagatgaggAAGAGTAGACGCTATGTTTTAGGAAAAGTAGAAAAAGTGATTCAGAAAGACTAAGGGAGGTAAAAGATGactgaatgaaaacattagGTACAAAAGGAGATGAtaaggaagaagaaaaagaaaaaaaaaagataagagaTAGGGAAGATGATACAGGAAAAGTAATGATGGTGAGAATATGGAGGGAACGAAAAAGATGGGGAAGGAAGAGAAAAAGgcccagaaaaaaaagataatgaagGACATAATATAAGAGAAGGTGGagaacaagaataaaaaatcCTTGTTTCCCTCGCGAGCCAAGTAATACACCCTGCAAGAAACTACTATATTCACATTTACCAAGAGCTGCTGAGGGATGAGCTGCATGATCAGCTTCTGGGGCCACTGGTCtgtatttctgaaataaataaaaaaagagagggaaaaagaaaaacatcattcTCTCTGTGCATCTCTACCATATATtgtaaattatgcaaatatggGCCAAACGCAGTCACTCACAGATTTTCCCCTTGGCTGACCTGGACCTGGCAGGGCAGGGAGCGTGTAAGTTTTGTGTTGGAGTCCATGGAGGAAGCCTTGGGCTTCTGCGGTGATTGATGGAGACAGAGGGAGAGGTGACaaggggagggaaaaaaaggagagaCAGAATAAGATGAAGAGGTTAACTTACGGAGTAAAAAGACCTTGCTGGCAGAGATGGATGATAGGACTTAAAGCAGGAAGTCTCAGAGAAATATACAACCTGTGTGCGCGCAACTTCCAAAGCGAGGGAGATCGCACCGACAGTGAAAAGactgaaacattattatgtCAATCAACAGCCAACAGACCATATCAAGAAGTTTTGATGGAACCTACGTTTTTAAACCGTCGCTTAGACGAACTGTTCACTTGTCGATTGTACGCATTCTTACTACAACCACCTTACAGTACCGCTGCAAAAGGACAGCGTGGCGAAAAAGCAGGACTCATCTGCAGATCGACAGAGTTGTGGCGCAGAATTactattgatttaatttacacagtgCAAGCTTGGCAGTGTTGTGTGTTTGCGAATAGTGTGCGGTGAGCTGTGTGAACTCATCATCCAGATGGTGACTCTACGACAGGCCTCAACGACCGTGCTTGATAAGCGCACATTGGTTTGCTGGCATGTTTTTGACCAGATGGTGATAATGACCATGGCGTGTGcgcctgtgtttttgtttcctgATTATTTGCGTTGACCCAgagtcaaaacaaaacatttcaatagtTGACTGCGATGCGTTGCCGAGAGGATCTTAAGGCCACTGTAGAACAGTCAATAGAGTTTCATTAATCTAAAAAGAAGCCCTCTCCCATAAATCAAGCAGAAATCAAGAAACATCATTGATCCCATTACAGTCTGTGCAAATGGCACCTCAGGCGCAATACCCACGGGTCACCTAACAATACATCAACGAAACACGGCTAGATAGCTTTACCAGATCACATCAATCTTTTTCACACGTctagaaaaaaaacctaaaatatttcagttgcaGGCGAGTTCTGAATCTTTCAAACGGGTTAACTGAGAACctatttaggtttatttttcCAGTAGTAGGCACCGTGCTACTCCACAGCAGTACCTACCCAAACCTAAACTGCCtcaatataaacacttattataggtgtaccgtagtgattcaggacaagccaaggtttggaaaattaattaattgtgtaCTCACTTAATATAGAAATTTAGTGAAtttcactgaataaaacaatGGATAAATTACTGGTCACTGATGATCATTATGTCCCAGAACtgcataaagtttttttttcctgtgtgctctaaattgttcaaaaaaaatgttcaatttctTTTCTCTCCAGATTTCTGAATTTCGTTGTTTTAAACACATGAAGATCTACCTTGAGAATTGATTATCCTTCgatgttaatatttttacgCACGAATTAACGTTGCAACTTGGACTCCGCCTTATCTAATAATGacgttgttttctttttataaagcAAGAGATTCAAGTGAGGTCCTAATTATGGTTCGTTTTCCATCAGTAAACCAAAAACCAATCTGaagaatacaatttttagaATGCAAATATTGCTATGGCATCACTAGTATAAGTTTCTCACCTCCTGCCATTCTAGTACTCCACTCCATGCTACAATCTTATTGGCAACACCTTGCTGTGCCCCAGCAGGAGGTGCAGGTACAgctgcctaaaaaaaaaaaaaaaaaaacaagaatatatTGAAATTCTATGGACTCCAAATGAGTCAGCATTCACAGGGATGCATTTCTCAAGTCGGACCATGCCAGGCTGTGTTGTTGGCGGCGTCTGCTGATTGTTGGGCTGTGACTGAGGGGCCTGAGGAGGTTGCTGGTTGGGTGCAGGTGGGCCTTGTGGTGGGACTTGCGGTTGCTGCGGTGGTTGCTGAGGTGGAACTTGTGGCTGCGTTAACACTGGAGGTGACACTGTGGTAACTGTAGATAGGTTGGGTTTACCTCCTGATGGGAGTGACTGGCTGAAGGGagtattttgcatttgtggaACTGCAAACAAACAGAGTCACCTAAGAAAACAGTGTTTCAAAGATGGAAAATATAGTGAAACAATAGAGGGACACAATTTGACTCACATCGGCTCTTCTGCTGCTGAGTGGCTGCATCTAGCACCTTCTGTGCTGCATCATGGGCCGCGTTTAGAGAGGGGTTCTTtggcaagagagagagagagagagagtgtgtgtgtgtgtgtgtttgcaacaGAGGGACAGCATTCATGAGGTCTCATCATTAGTGTGCACAGCCTTGCTTGAAAACAATGCCAGATCCTTCGACcaaatacaaatgcattcatgcaCATCTCATCTAACACTTAGATCTATTCAAATGAGATTATAACAGCAGTTAGTCTTAATCTTAAGAATCAAAATGAGGATCTGTACGCTGAAAATTACCAATAATGTGTCTCCAATTAGGCACAGAAAGGATCAGAATGAGCAGACCGAGATTAGCTTGTTAGTGAGAGAAGCGCTCTTATTACTCTACATCTCCGAAGCAGAGAGATAGCAGGGTCCAAAATTAACCTTTTACCTCACCTGCCAATGGTAAGGGAGCTGCtcaataaaacatgcatttattctCGTGGTCcgtgtttttcctttttgtccCCATTTTCCCTGTGGCAAACCCATTATATACAATTTCTCTGATTTTTTCCATCAGGCctgtttgtctttatatattatttgaatgaGACTACAGCAGATCACGTAATAAAACGCTTAACAATTTCTGCAAAATTTTAACACAATGAAGCTTTTATGcgccaaaaagaaaaattcaccCCCAAAGCAACAAACATGAACAACACACGCCGATTGTTTTATCTGACACCTAGAAAACTAGTTTCGCGAAATGTTTTGCTTGAAAAGGAGTTTCATGTAAATTTATACACTGCTATTTAAAAGtctgaggtcagtaagatttttttaatagttttaaaacgTCTTGTGTGCTCATTGTAGCTGAACTGAACAGTAGCGTGTAAGTGATGAAGTTACTTTAGcgaagttattttaataattccaTTCACACAGACCTGGTATGGAAGGGAAGGAGGGGGGGTCTGGGTTACCGAGCCCATGGACTGGGACACTGGCAAAGGCTGAGGTGGCAAGACAGGCTTAAGGGAGACCGTTCCAGAACCTCCTCCAGGAGCAACTGGACACAAAAAGATGTAACAGAAAGCATTAAATAGAGCAAatctaataaaacaataacatacaaTTTTATTCCCCCTTCTGCTGTTCAGCTGCTGACAAAACCTGTTGACGTTAAATCACTGCACATTCACAAACATATCAGGACAAGTGTCTTTCTTACCAGGAAGTGCGATGCCCCTGACTAACACCATGTGAAAGGGGTCTTGACTGTAGTCTGGGTGTGAGGATTCTGGTGCACCTGCTACAGAGGATGCTCTTTCAAAAAGAGATCGAAGCGCTGGAAGTTTCCGTGGAGCGATTACAGAAAAATGGATTCCCCGCTAcagccaaacaaataaataaaaataataacaatcattttataaacTACATATTAGAAACGTCAGCTTTGTGCATAAATGGCACAGCTCCAATTTTTGCTGgacaaaatagacaaaaaaaaaaaaaaatagaacgtAATATTGTAGACATTGCTTCTATCAAGCAGAATAATCAGCTTAAAAGCAAATATATTCTCGCCAGGGTTTTGCTATTCTGTGATCGCagaatttaatgcaaaatgcagcagcttgcatttttgtcttgtttctttaaaactttcacaaaaaaatgcgAAGAGAAAACCTGAGATCCATAATAATATTCAATCCTGCTGCTGCATTGCAGTGAATTCTCTTTTAAAGTGAGCAGGGATGGATGGCCCATATGGCACACTGGGGACAACTGGTTATGTACATGTGTTTTAAGCGAGTAGGATGAAATGAAAGGTTCTAGATGCTGTTACAAATAAACTGCTTTAAGTCTccatcatgcttgatttaaagaTTTACATAAGCGCATTATTTTCTaggaaattaacattttaaaatattcctaATGCATACAATAATTGATAACAACATCATAAATTGGAAGAAAGCAAAAGCAATATAACAATTGTGCAACGCATAGTATATAATTACTATCTTTGATTACTGATTTAGTGACCGTTTACAAGCTATTGTATTCCATTCtatatttacagcaaaaaaaagaattgagTATAATTTTGCTGATAGTTCCATTGTCTTGTGCATAGGGGACCAGAACCTTTTTGGAATTACCTCTAATTACGTAATTATATCAAGATCATTGACAGGTTTTcacttcaaaaaaacaaatatttgatcaaatttgaGAACCCACAGCAAATGCATGGCTTAAAGTTGCAAAACTATCATTACAAACAAGCATAACTGATAAAATAGTGGATGAGTGCAGACTCACATCACGTATGATCTGGACCAGGCTGTCTGCGGTGCAGCCCGTATAGCTGACGCTCTCCACAGCCGGTAGCAAGTATGGAGGAGAATTACACAGCAACACGCAAACCTTGTGGGTCTGACCGCTGCATAGAGAAACAATTAGAGCACACATACACAGGCAGGCTTTTGATTCCACAGAACAAGTTAAAGGACTCACATTTGCTCCCTCATCTTTTTGAAGTCGTCAAAGAGCTGCAGGGCCACCGAGAGACCCTCAGCTATGAGACTGCAGCTCTCCGCTCCACCTCCCATGAATCTGCGCAGAAAGCATCGGAGTAAGAGTTGCTATTCTCAGCATTTAAAACACGAAAATCTTCAAAGCAGACGTGCACTAGGAGCTCATCTAAACAAGCGAAAGCAGACTTTCTATCAGGGAGCAGTCCTTACTGAATGCTGTCGATCCAAGACACAAACTCAAAAGCGGAGCTGGTGGGAGCGTGGCACTGGACGTAGGATTCTGGAGCGCAATCCACGGTGTTGAAAACCACCAGTCCATACTGAGTGCCAccatactaaaaaaaaaagcaagatatATTATGTTGAAATTAAAGCATTAATGTAAAAAGCAGGtgcaaatgattttattaaactCACGTCTCCTCCAAAATCTGTTTCAGCAGGTGGTCCTCCATTAAAATACCTGCGATTGCACAAAGTAGGTCAGTACAAGAACGATCACAAATGCCAGCATGAATAAACAAGCGACGGATCTTACTCTATAGTTGGTAGTATGTAGTTCTTCCGAAGTGATTCAAAATATGGACCAAGGTTTGCAGTTCCCTCTATAACAAACACCACATCTGACACCTGATTCAACCCAGACTTGGACGTCGGGTCCATATGGGTCGCCTTGTGTCTGCAACCAAAACAGGCGTTAGTTCAATAGCATTCCGTATTCAATATCAGCTGTAACTGTTATACAATAACATGCAATAATATCAAATTCATGTAGTGTACGCCCACTTAACCTTTACTGTGTCTGAAGTGTTATTtacgtttttcttttcattatctACTGACGTGTTCGcaaaataatgcaacaaataataaagcaaaaataccGAAACATTAAATATGCTTACTGGCTGTGTCTAAATACCTAGACAAACGCCTATGAAGACATCTCTGAATGATTCAGGGATTCAGTCCGTGCCAAAGATGCATGACAGCCTCATTTTGGCTGGGATATTTTTCTCTACTCTCATTCAATTAAAGAGGAGCCTCACAGAAATATAACGCAAATACAAATCAACGAAAACATAAAATCTGAACACGTTCAAGTTTTACGTTACATATACAAGTCTTAGCATGATTGTTAGCCGTTATCTTCAAATGCTAATTTATCTCGTGTGTCTTACCTGTTAGTATTAGTAGATCTGACTTCTAATAAGAATAAAACTGATTGTTACAGTCATTTATTTCGATTTTATCTTAACCAGCCGTCTTAAGTTATGTTATGAAAGCTTCACA carries:
- the med25 gene encoding mediator of RNA polymerase II transcription subunit 25 isoform X1, giving the protein MDPTSKSGLNQVSDVVFVIEGTANLGPYFESLRKNYILPTIEYFNGGPPAETDFGGDYGGTQYGLVVFNTVDCAPESYVQCHAPTSSAFEFVSWIDSIQFMGGGAESCSLIAEGLSVALQLFDDFKKMREQIGQTHKVCVLLCNSPPYLLPAVESVSYTGCTADSLVQIIRDRGIHFSVIAPRKLPALRSLFERASSVAGAPESSHPDYSQDPFHMVLVRGIALPVAPGGGSGTVSLKPVLPPQPLPVSQSMGSVTQTPPPSLPYQNPSLNAAHDAAQKVLDAATQQQKSRFPQMQNTPFSQSLPSGGKPNLSTVTTVSPPVLTQPQVPPQQPPQQPQVPPQGPPAPNQQPPQAPQSQPNNQQTPPTTQPGMAAVPAPPAGAQQGVANKIVAWSGVLEWQEKPKASSMDSNTKLTRSLPCQVQVSQGENLNTDQWPQKLIMQLIPQQLLTTLGPLFRNSRMVQFLFTNKDMESLKGLYRIMTNGFAGCVHFPHSAPCEVRVLMLLYSSRKRIFMGLIPNDQSGFVNGIRQVITNHKQVQQQRSMNNAVQMQPGQVPPNQNFHNRPPGPIPVTHGNVQQQSVVVGLPSVSQVTLMEDQQRQNNMLRAATTGNQQQPVTGAPPNQVAQAQAQPPGGMLRLPNPGANPQLRSLLLSQQPQGGMQGMQGMHPIQQMVHSAPGGGAQMQPQWRQAHQGPLMIPTGPRGPVAQNPGMPPVSSVMEDEILMDLI
- the med25 gene encoding mediator of RNA polymerase II transcription subunit 25 isoform X3; translation: MDPTSKSGLNQVSDVVFVIEGTANLGPYFESLRKNYILPTIEYFNGGPPAETDFGGDYGGTQYGLVVFNTVDCAPESYVQCHAPTSSAFEFVSWIDSIQFMGGGAESCSLIAEGLSVALQLFDDFKKMREQIGQTHKVCVLLCNSPPYLLPAVESVSYTGCTADSLVQIIRDRGIHFSVIAPRKLPALRSLFERASSVAGAPESSHPDYSQDPFHMVLVRGIALPVAPGGGSGTVSLKPVLPPQPLPVSQSMGSVTQTPPPSLPYQNPSLNAAHDAAQKVLDAATQQQKSRFPQMQNTPFSQSLPSGGKPNLSTVTTVSPPVLTQPQVPPQQPPQQPQVPPQGPPAPNQQPPQAPQSQPNNQQTPPTTQPGMAAVPAPPAGAQQGVANKIVAWSGVLEWQEKPKASSMDSNTKLTRSLPCQVQVSQGENLNTDQWPQKLIMQLIPQQLLTTLGPLFRNSRMVQFLFTNKDMESLKGLYRIMTNGFAGCVHFPHSAPCEVRVLMLLYSSRKRIFMGLIPNDQSGFVNGIRQVITNHKQVQQQRSMNNAVQMQPGQVPPNQNFHNRPPGPIPVTHGNVQQQSVVVGLPSVSQVTLMEDQQRQNNMLRAATTGNQQQPVTGAPPNQVAQAQAQPPGGMLRLPNPGANPQLRSLLLSQQPGGMQGMQGMHPIQQMVHSAPGGGAQMQPQWRQAHQGPLMIPTGPRGPVAQNPGMPPVSSVMEDEILMDLI
- the med25 gene encoding mediator of RNA polymerase II transcription subunit 25 isoform X4, translated to MDPTSKSGLNQVSDVVFVIEGTANLGPYFESLRKNYILPTIEYFNGGPPAETDFGGDYGGTQYGLVVFNTVDCAPESYVQCHAPTSSAFEFVSWIDSIQFMGGGAESCSLIAEGLSVALQLFDDFKKMREQIGQTHKVCVLLCNSPPYLLPAVESVSYTGCTADSLVQIIRDRGIHFSVIAPRKLPALRSLFERASSVAGAPESSHPDYSQDPFHMVLVRGIALPVAPGGGSGTVSLKPVLPPQPLPVSQSMGSVTQTPPPSLPYQNPSLNAAHDAAQKVLDAATQQQKSRFPQMQNTPFSQSLPSGGKPNLSTVTTVSPPVLTQPQVPPQQPPQQPQVPPQGPPAPNQQPPQAPQSQPNNQQTPPTTQPGMAAVPAPPAGAQQGVANKIVAWSGVLEWQEKPKASSMDSNTKLTRSLPCQVQVSQGENLNTDQWPQKLIMQLIPQQLLTTLGPLFRNSRMVQFLFTNKDMESLKGLYRIMTNGFAGCVHFPHSAPCEVRVLMLLYSSRKRIFMGLIPNDQSGFVNGIRQVITNHKQVQQQRSMNNAVQMQPGQVPPNQNFHNRPPGPIPVTHGNVQQQLRAATTGNQQQPVTGAPPNQVAQAQAQPPGGMLRLPNPGANPQLRSLLLSQQPQGGMQGMQGMHPIQQMVHSAPGGGAQMQPQWRQAHQGPLMIPTGPRGPVAQNPGMPPVSSVMEDEILMDLI
- the med25 gene encoding mediator of RNA polymerase II transcription subunit 25 isoform X2, with translation MDPTSKSGLNQVSDVVFVIEGTANLGPYFESLRKNYILPTIEYFNGGPPAETDFGGDYGGTQYGLVVFNTVDCAPESYVQCHAPTSSAFEFVSWIDSIQFMGGGAESCSLIAEGLSVALQLFDDFKKMREQIGQTHKVCVLLCNSPPYLLPAVESVSYTGCTADSLVQIIRDRGIHFSVIAPRKLPALRSLFERASSVAGAPESSHPDYSQDPFHMVLVRGIALPVAPGGGSGTVSLKPVLPPQPLPVSQSMGSVTQTPPPSLPYQNPSLNAAHDAAQKVLDAATQQQKSRFPQMQNTPFSQSLPSGGKPNLSTVTTVSPPVLTQPQVPPQQPPQQPQVPPQGPPAPNQQPPQAPQSQPNNQQTPPTTQPGMAAVPAPPAGAQQGVANKIVAWSGVLEWQEPKASSMDSNTKLTRSLPCQVQVSQGENLNTDQWPQKLIMQLIPQQLLTTLGPLFRNSRMVQFLFTNKDMESLKGLYRIMTNGFAGCVHFPHSAPCEVRVLMLLYSSRKRIFMGLIPNDQSGFVNGIRQVITNHKQVQQQRSMNNAVQMQPGQVPPNQNFHNRPPGPIPVTHGNVQQQSVVVGLPSVSQVTLMEDQQRQNNMLRAATTGNQQQPVTGAPPNQVAQAQAQPPGGMLRLPNPGANPQLRSLLLSQQPQGGMQGMQGMHPIQQMVHSAPGGGAQMQPQWRQAHQGPLMIPTGPRGPVAQNPGMPPVSSVMEDEILMDLI